Proteins from a genomic interval of Lactococcus protaetiae:
- a CDS encoding AzlD domain-containing protein, with translation MGLNVSSFEFTLLTILGCGLVTWLSRVLPFILLKKMTLSKLLVEYLSFVPIVIMSALWVSNLFVQHLGHFPSVDWNNLWASIPTVIAAILTKNLLLIVLVGIVSLAIVQLVLYTG, from the coding sequence GTGGGGTTAAACGTGTCTTCTTTTGAATTTACTTTATTAACTATCTTAGGATGTGGACTTGTGACTTGGCTTTCGCGCGTTCTTCCTTTTATTTTGCTAAAAAAAATGACTTTATCTAAGCTTTTAGTCGAGTATTTAAGCTTTGTTCCGATTGTGATTATGTCTGCACTATGGGTATCCAATCTATTTGTGCAACATTTGGGACATTTTCCCTCAGTGGATTGGAATAATTTATGGGCCTCTATCCCAACAGTGATAGCAGCAATTTTAACTAAAAATTTGCTGCTTATTGTTCTTGTTGGGATTGTATCTTTAGCAATTGTGCAACTAGTGCTTTATACTGGTTAA
- the ffh gene encoding signal recognition particle protein, which translates to MAFENLTERLQNVFKNLRGKKKITETDVAEITKEIRVALLEADVALPVVKKFIKAIRERAIGTEVSEALNPAQQVIKIVDEELTAILGGGEAELLKSPKIPTIIMMVGLQGAGKTTFAGKLAKKLKEEQNARPLMIAADVYRPAAIDQLKTLGVQLDVPVYDEGTAENPVNIVRNGLEKAREERKDYVLIDTAGRLEIDDRLMDELHQIKALAQPTEILLVVDAMTGQVAAQVAKTFDEKLDITGVIITKLDGDTRGGAALSIREITGKPIKFTGTGEKLTDLETFYPDRMSSRILGMGDMLTLIEKAQAQFDEEQSAKLAEKMAENRFDFEDFVEQLDQVTNMGPMEDIMKMIPGMSQMPGLDKVKVDPKDIARKRAMVLSMTPAERHLEVDLSPARRRRIATGSGNSFIEVNKFIKQFNQSKEMMQGIMNGDMNAMMQKMMGGAGMPNLPKNGKLPAGMPDMSQLGDLSGMMGGSGTPDMSSMFGGGLKGKATEFAMKQAMKRAQKKMKKGKKKK; encoded by the coding sequence ATGGCATTTGAGAATTTAACAGAGCGTTTGCAGAACGTTTTTAAAAATTTACGTGGAAAGAAAAAAATTACAGAGACAGATGTAGCGGAAATCACTAAAGAGATACGTGTTGCGCTTTTAGAAGCCGACGTTGCACTTCCTGTTGTCAAAAAATTTATCAAAGCAATTCGTGAACGTGCGATTGGTACAGAGGTTTCAGAGGCACTCAACCCTGCTCAACAAGTAATAAAAATTGTAGACGAAGAATTAACAGCGATTCTTGGAGGAGGAGAAGCAGAACTTCTCAAGTCTCCAAAAATTCCTACAATTATCATGATGGTTGGACTGCAAGGGGCTGGTAAAACAACATTTGCTGGAAAACTTGCTAAAAAACTCAAAGAGGAGCAGAATGCTCGTCCTTTAATGATTGCTGCTGACGTTTACAGACCAGCAGCGATTGACCAGTTAAAGACCTTAGGTGTTCAGCTTGATGTTCCAGTTTATGATGAAGGGACAGCAGAAAACCCTGTTAATATTGTTAGAAATGGACTAGAAAAAGCTCGAGAAGAACGCAAAGATTACGTATTGATTGATACAGCAGGTCGCCTTGAAATTGATGATAGACTTATGGATGAGTTGCATCAAATCAAGGCTCTTGCCCAACCAACAGAAATTTTACTTGTCGTCGATGCAATGACAGGGCAAGTGGCAGCACAGGTTGCTAAAACATTCGATGAAAAGCTAGATATTACAGGTGTAATTATCACAAAACTTGATGGTGACACACGTGGTGGTGCGGCGCTATCTATTCGAGAAATCACAGGGAAACCGATTAAATTCACTGGGACAGGTGAAAAATTAACAGATCTTGAAACATTTTATCCAGACCGGATGAGTTCAAGAATTCTTGGTATGGGCGATATGCTTACGCTGATTGAAAAGGCGCAAGCACAATTTGATGAGGAACAATCTGCAAAACTTGCCGAAAAAATGGCAGAAAATCGTTTTGATTTTGAAGATTTTGTTGAACAACTTGACCAAGTAACCAACATGGGACCAATGGAAGATATTATGAAGATGATTCCTGGAATGTCGCAAATGCCTGGACTTGACAAAGTCAAAGTTGACCCTAAAGATATTGCAAGAAAACGTGCGATGGTTTTATCAATGACGCCAGCAGAACGTCATCTTGAAGTGGATTTATCACCGGCTAGAAGACGGCGTATTGCTACAGGTTCAGGAAATTCATTTATTGAAGTAAACAAGTTTATCAAGCAGTTCAATCAGTCTAAAGAAATGATGCAAGGTATCATGAATGGTGATATGAATGCAATGATGCAAAAAATGATGGGCGGTGCGGGTATGCCTAATCTTCCTAAAAATGGGAAGCTACCTGCAGGAATGCCTGATATGAGCCAATTAGGAGATTTATCAGGTATGATGGGAGGCAGCGGAACACCAGATATGTCTTCGATGTTCGGTGGAGGCCTTAAAGGAAAGGCTACTGAATTTGCCATGAAGCAAGCAATGAAAAGAGCTCAAAAGAAAATGAAAAAAGGTAAAAAGAAAAAATAA
- a CDS encoding leucine-rich repeat domain-containing protein gives MYKLRHSKVIIITGLLVVSLGPLVSEIPKSLIELSVQAATATQTYTDNQGITYTLDNTSQTATVTTFSGGAGADAIIPDSVSTDGLSYRVTSIGAYAFSNMGLHSVVIGNNVTDINTSAFQTTTSYPDYYKKALTSVILGNNVQNIKTDAFAGNALTNIIFPSSVSKIATRAFANNLLTEVSFGDNVTEIMSKAFQSNQLINITFADNARTIVDSEAFSGSPVSSLTLGIGVTLADDTFNKVSPLFGQLDDLPLTGVRMISVSSDGTIQKSWLGENMVSTGDSISESTDNESDTKGNNDETTVSADNPVTLPDAVSPNNGTSSSDTPNVNDEATVSTDSPMTLPDAVPLNNEITTTLPNTPDVDDTIILPDAADNASIDSSNVVSEAESVPLITDDDKLLTTIDSTPKNMSVSYKTLELRSSLPLSESIEKLKKTRMAKRSRGLTPALLSHTVSSELSKQPKTMQTATKKSTKLDKKNQDLKQTKKSSQKQQKFDYFMIIPALLLGFIVGKLIPSPKKFKK, from the coding sequence ATGTATAAATTAAGACATTCAAAAGTAATTATTATCACAGGATTGCTTGTTGTAAGTTTAGGACCACTTGTTTCAGAGATACCGAAATCACTGATAGAGCTGTCAGTACAAGCAGCAACTGCAACACAGACTTATACGGACAATCAAGGAATAACCTATACTTTAGATAACACCAGTCAAACGGCGACAGTCACTACATTTTCAGGAGGCGCTGGTGCTGATGCTATCATTCCAGATTCTGTCAGTACTGATGGACTAAGCTACAGAGTGACCTCTATTGGTGCTTACGCTTTTTCAAATATGGGGTTGCATTCGGTTGTCATTGGAAATAATGTTACAGATATTAATACGAGCGCTTTCCAAACAACAACAAGCTATCCAGATTATTATAAAAAAGCATTGACCAGTGTAATATTAGGAAACAATGTTCAAAACATTAAAACAGACGCCTTTGCTGGCAACGCACTGACAAACATTATTTTCCCGTCATCAGTATCTAAAATTGCAACGAGAGCTTTCGCAAATAATTTGCTGACAGAAGTTTCATTTGGAGATAATGTTACAGAAATTATGAGTAAGGCTTTCCAAAGTAATCAACTGATTAATATTACATTTGCAGATAATGCACGGACAATTGTTGACTCAGAAGCATTTTCAGGGAGTCCTGTGTCATCTTTAACACTTGGGATTGGCGTGACTCTAGCGGATGATACTTTCAATAAAGTCAGTCCACTGTTTGGGCAGCTTGATGATTTACCTCTGACGGGCGTAAGAATGATTTCTGTCAGTAGTGATGGAACAATCCAAAAAAGTTGGTTAGGGGAAAATATGGTATCCACTGGTGATTCCATTTCAGAAAGTACTGACAATGAAAGTGATACGAAAGGAAACAATGACGAAACAACTGTTAGTGCTGACAACCCAGTAACATTGCCTGATGCTGTTTCCCCCAATAATGGAACGTCCTCGTCTGATACTCCAAATGTTAATGACGAAGCCACTGTCAGTACTGACAGCCCAATGACATTACCTGATGCTGTTCCGCTCAACAATGAGATTACAACGACATTGCCTAATACTCCAGATGTTGATGATACGATAATATTACCAGATGCTGCTGACAATGCATCAATAGATAGTTCCAACGTTGTTTCTGAAGCGGAGAGTGTTCCATTGATTACGGATGATGATAAATTACTGACAACAATAGACTCGACACCCAAAAATATGTCAGTAAGTTACAAAACTTTGGAACTCCGCTCCAGTTTACCACTATCCGAATCAATAGAAAAGCTAAAGAAAACACGGATGGCTAAGCGCTCCAGAGGATTAACTCCAGCATTGCTCAGTCATACAGTCTCGTCAGAACTTTCAAAGCAACCAAAAACAATGCAAACGGCTACTAAAAAATCAACAAAGCTTGATAAAAAGAATCAAGATCTCAAGCAAACAAAAAAGTCGAGTCAGAAGCAGCAAAAATTTGATTATTTTATGATTATTCCAGCATTGTTGCTTGGTTTTATAGTTGGTAAACTTATACCGAGTCCTAAAAAATTTAAAAAATGA
- a CDS encoding MgtC/SapB family protein, protein MNINLLTQLDWLVRLVIAGICGYTIGYERNSRLKNAGVRTHLIVALSSALMIIVSKYGFMDIINLHGATLDPSRIAAQVVSGIGFLGAGMIFVHNQSVNGLTTAAGIWATAGIGMAIGSGLYFIGIAATLLILLFQILLHQNLRWIKLPASDRLILQFSDIEGINFVQKILKENDIKIINLKVERQTNNILRAELYLKIPQNYDIGLLMDLLKENDEIQSIEY, encoded by the coding sequence ATGAATATTAATCTGTTAACTCAGCTGGACTGGTTAGTTCGTTTAGTTATAGCCGGAATCTGTGGCTATACGATTGGTTATGAAAGAAATAGTCGTTTAAAAAATGCTGGAGTGAGAACTCATCTGATTGTCGCCTTGAGCTCTGCCTTGATGATTATAGTTTCAAAATATGGTTTTATGGATATCATCAACCTTCATGGCGCCACGCTTGACCCTTCACGTATTGCTGCCCAAGTCGTAAGCGGGATTGGCTTTTTAGGAGCCGGTATGATTTTCGTGCATAACCAATCTGTCAATGGACTTACCACTGCTGCTGGAATCTGGGCAACAGCTGGAATTGGAATGGCAATAGGTTCAGGTTTGTATTTTATCGGGATCGCCGCAACACTTCTGATACTCCTTTTTCAAATTCTCCTACATCAAAATCTGCGATGGATAAAATTACCTGCGAGTGACCGTCTTATCCTACAATTTTCTGACATTGAGGGAATTAACTTCGTTCAAAAAATCTTGAAAGAAAATGATATCAAAATCATCAATCTAAAAGTTGAACGTCAAACAAACAATATTTTACGTGCAGAATTATATCTTAAAATTCCGCAAAATTATGATATTGGTTTATTAATGGATTTATTAAAAGAAAATGACGAAATACAATCTATTGAGTACTGA
- the dapA gene encoding 4-hydroxy-tetrahydrodipicolinate synthase has protein sequence MSAKEAIEKLKSARIITALVTPFDENGEINFEAFPKLIEDLLAHHTEGFILAGTTAESPTLTHDEELAIFAEVNRIVAGRVPLIAGVGTNDTRDSIEFVKEVAKLGYIDAGLAVTPYYNKPTQEGVYQHFKAIAEASELPIILYNIPGRVVTEIHPETVLHLAQLNNVIAVKECTNTDNIAYLIENAPADFLVYTGEDGLAFHAKALGGQGVISVASHILGDEINEMFNDLEQGKLVNAAAIQRRILPKINALFSSTSPAPIKAVLNHKGYNTGALRLPLVAVTSDEAKIIIEKIEK, from the coding sequence ATGTCAGCAAAAGAAGCAATTGAAAAATTGAAAAGTGCGCGGATTATCACTGCACTTGTCACACCATTTGATGAAAATGGTGAAATTAACTTTGAAGCATTTCCAAAATTGATAGAGGACTTACTCGCTCATCATACTGAAGGTTTTATTTTGGCAGGAACAACCGCTGAATCTCCAACTTTGACTCATGATGAAGAATTAGCGATTTTCGCTGAAGTTAATCGGATTGTAGCGGGGCGCGTGCCACTTATCGCAGGTGTTGGAACGAATGATACTCGCGATTCTATCGAATTTGTAAAAGAAGTGGCAAAGTTAGGCTATATTGATGCGGGTCTTGCAGTGACGCCCTACTACAATAAACCAACGCAAGAGGGAGTTTATCAACATTTTAAAGCTATTGCTGAAGCTTCCGAATTACCAATCATCTTGTATAATATCCCAGGACGAGTTGTCACAGAAATTCATCCCGAAACGGTGCTGCATCTCGCTCAATTAAATAATGTTATTGCCGTAAAGGAGTGCACAAATACAGACAATATTGCTTATCTGATTGAAAATGCGCCAGCTGATTTTCTTGTTTATACGGGAGAAGATGGACTTGCTTTTCATGCAAAAGCTTTGGGTGGACAAGGAGTAATCTCTGTTGCCAGCCATATTTTAGGTGATGAAATCAATGAAATGTTCAATGACTTAGAGCAAGGGAAACTTGTAAATGCAGCAGCAATTCAACGTAGAATCTTACCGAAAATTAATGCGTTATTTAGTAGCACTAGTCCAGCGCCAATCAAGGCAGTACTTAATCATAAAGGATATAACACAGGAGCGTTAAGACTTCCACTTGTTGCAGTAACTTCTGATGAAGCCAAAATAATTATTGAAAAGATAGAAAAATAA
- a CDS encoding NUDIX hydrolase produces the protein MSYIRKIREKIGHELLIYLGAGVIIYHDNKILLQQRQDNRTWALHAGGIEVGEELEDTARRELFEETGLKAGTLELLGIYSGQDRFMTYPNGDQIYMPNVYYICRDFTGKLSPQPDEVQQLAWFPLDQLPENIHKPNQRVLQDFIRLIVNESNY, from the coding sequence ATGAGTTATATCAGAAAAATTCGTGAGAAAATTGGTCATGAACTTCTGATTTATCTTGGCGCAGGTGTGATTATCTACCATGACAACAAAATCCTCTTACAACAGCGTCAAGACAACAGAACTTGGGCTTTGCACGCAGGAGGTATTGAGGTTGGAGAAGAACTTGAAGATACAGCACGTCGTGAACTCTTTGAAGAAACAGGACTAAAGGCTGGAACTCTTGAATTGTTGGGGATTTACTCAGGTCAAGACCGTTTTATGACTTATCCTAATGGCGACCAAATTTATATGCCCAATGTTTATTATATTTGTCGTGATTTCACAGGAAAGTTAAGTCCTCAGCCTGATGAAGTTCAGCAGCTCGCATGGTTTCCGCTTGACCAACTTCCAGAAAACATTCATAAACCCAATCAAAGAGTTTTGCAGGATTTTATTAGATTGATTGTAAACGAATCAAACTATTGA